From the Candidatus Hydrogenedens sp. genome, one window contains:
- a CDS encoding DUF5011 domain-containing protein: MAPRPGGVEDGLTWATAFDTIQEGIDLASALGGDEVWVAGGPNGGGYVYDELRTVPWGAPSNVDGSLILEDNVQLYGGFEGYHGIRETAINQRNPRLAVTIIDGSHSRGGAAAFHVIVAGKATDPSLNMRVDGFQITGGNAAGVPGDYHTWRGGGLYNWAAQVTVANCTFIGNIAAVSGGAIANERNGAIVPQLKIENCVFYQNNAQRKADSAANPIRGGGAIFSNQADVTIAFSTFVSNIVDTSTGGLYGLQSGGFFGYNTTNATQINSCIFWNNTPALANCVQVLCGIGAPPGCGLPTIINTNINQNQDPLFATAAPEFELQSVSPFVNTGTTPYSLATDIRMVPRPQNVNNDRGAYETVTQPMTAACRNDQSVSLDNTGHATLPAVNLADIVNSVVPGGLWRVQVSGAYTVNFDCSMYPSTSITVRLIENSGRWAECNATVAVNDLISPVAVCKDITVYLNNAGTYTLSANEINNGSSDNCSVILSIPPTTFDCNDLGQTLPVTLTATDPAGNSDQCVANVTVQDNLPPTVITKQITVQLDGTGNASIVPADVNNGSSDNCGIANLSLDKSTFTCADVPSAIVNLTATDVSNNSSSAPALVIVQDSIAPTVITKDITVQLDNSGQVTILPGDIDNGSSDNCGIDSMQVVPATLSCADLGTAVVDLIVNDVNGNIGTAPATITVQDNIAPTVITKDVTLYLDASGQLTVLPSDVDNGSYDNCPIDRMEVDPNTFTCGDIGSHVVTLTVYDEADNSSSDTATVTVEDNMPPTVVTKNITIDLDANGNASIVPADVDDGSSDNCGIDHLALDKDTFTCADLGDNMVTLTVYDVNGNSNSGTATVTVRDVTKPIITVTGEEEVFLKIMVDCYTEQGAVWTDACDGTGAAIIGGDPAPTNCPLQESDLGDYVITYDYTDSSGNVAEQKTRTIHVIRNYPPEITLLGDNPMILNCKEPYFEPGYTATDVEDGDLTSEVIVTGEVDPYTPGTYIISYEVTDHDPDYPMTTTVYRTVEVVDNDLPTLTMEGPSLLAWQVGEPWVDPGYTAEDYCWGDVTALVEIDGVVDVNTPGSYLLTYTPKDGSGNSGESKERTVYVGDLLHIIDEYPDVTDTYVDSNTFVLTVNFTGGIFIPGYDTYVWYRDSDIVNSGPLDVGMNTLELVVDPKALTKGIYGYKVELNDVEKTHTSGTMSVRIARHIVITQNISDAEVIIDNDYSMTVLAEGGVAENGLGELRYQWQKQTAGKAWENLTDGGNISGTNTNTLVFSPFEEGDGGQYRCIISDDLTDIVYSNVATLTEATGIPVAGVFGLGVMTALSALAGAFTLRRRQR, from the coding sequence ATGGCACCGCGACCGGGTGGTGTCGAAGACGGTTTAACCTGGGCGACAGCATTCGACACGATTCAAGAAGGTATCGACCTTGCCTCAGCACTTGGAGGTGACGAGGTCTGGGTTGCAGGAGGACCCAACGGTGGAGGTTATGTGTATGATGAGTTGCGCACCGTACCATGGGGTGCTCCTTCGAATGTTGATGGCTCATTGATTCTCGAAGATAATGTTCAACTCTATGGTGGTTTTGAAGGTTACCATGGTATTCGTGAAACTGCAATAAATCAAAGGAATCCTCGCCTTGCGGTTACTATCATTGATGGTTCTCATTCTCGTGGTGGTGCCGCTGCTTTCCATGTAATTGTTGCCGGAAAAGCCACGGACCCTTCACTTAATATGCGTGTTGATGGCTTTCAGATTACAGGTGGTAATGCGGCGGGTGTTCCGGGAGACTATCATACCTGGCGTGGCGGCGGATTATATAACTGGGCTGCTCAGGTAACAGTTGCCAACTGCACCTTCATCGGCAACATTGCAGCCGTATCCGGCGGTGCTATAGCAAACGAACGAAACGGTGCTATTGTTCCCCAACTTAAAATTGAAAATTGTGTGTTTTATCAAAACAACGCTCAGCGTAAAGCAGATTCCGCGGCTAATCCGATTCGTGGTGGTGGCGCTATCTTTTCAAATCAGGCAGATGTCACTATTGCATTTTCGACATTTGTATCGAATATTGTTGATACCTCTACAGGTGGATTGTATGGTTTACAAAGTGGTGGATTTTTTGGATACAACACAACCAACGCAACGCAAATCAACAGTTGTATTTTCTGGAACAATACACCTGCTTTGGCAAATTGTGTTCAGGTGTTATGTGGTATAGGTGCACCTCCGGGCTGTGGTCTGCCTACTATAATTAACACGAATATAAATCAAAATCAAGACCCGTTATTTGCTACGGCTGCTCCGGAGTTCGAATTACAATCTGTTTCACCATTTGTTAATACAGGGACAACACCGTATTCGTTGGCAACAGATATACGGATGGTTCCTCGTCCTCAAAATGTAAATAACGACCGCGGTGCTTACGAAACTGTTACGCAGCCTATGACAGCGGCATGCCGAAATGACCAGTCGGTATCGTTGGACAACACGGGACATGCGACCCTACCCGCTGTGAACTTAGCAGATATAGTGAATAGCGTTGTTCCGGGTGGATTATGGCGTGTTCAGGTAAGTGGTGCGTATACAGTTAATTTCGATTGCAGTATGTATCCATCTACATCTATTACCGTGCGGTTAATCGAAAATTCAGGTCGTTGGGCAGAATGCAATGCAACAGTGGCTGTTAATGACCTAATATCACCTGTGGCGGTATGCAAGGATATAACTGTTTATCTGAATAATGCGGGCACATATACTTTAAGTGCTAACGAGATTAATAACGGTTCATCAGATAACTGTTCAGTTATCCTATCTATTCCGCCAACAACATTTGATTGTAATGATCTGGGACAGACATTACCGGTTACACTTACAGCAACCGACCCCGCAGGGAATAGTGACCAGTGTGTTGCTAATGTGACCGTGCAGGATAACCTGCCTCCTACGGTAATTACCAAACAAATTACAGTTCAATTAGACGGAACAGGAAATGCGTCTATTGTTCCAGCGGATGTAAACAATGGTAGTTCTGATAACTGTGGTATTGCCAATTTATCACTGGATAAGAGCACATTTACCTGTGCAGATGTGCCTTCAGCGATAGTAAATCTAACGGCTACGGATGTAAGCAATAATAGCAGTTCAGCTCCCGCTTTAGTCATAGTGCAGGATTCCATAGCTCCTACGGTGATAACGAAGGATATCACTGTGCAGTTGGATAACTCCGGACAGGTGACGATACTTCCGGGTGATATAGATAACGGTAGTTCCGATAACTGTGGTATTGACAGTATGCAAGTTGTCCCGGCAACACTTTCCTGTGCTGATTTAGGCACAGCTGTGGTTGATTTAATTGTGAATGATGTAAATGGTAATATCGGAACGGCACCAGCAACCATAACCGTACAGGATAATATTGCTCCAACGGTAATTACGAAGGATGTAACGCTGTATCTGGATGCTTCCGGTCAATTGACGGTGCTTCCCTCAGATGTGGATAATGGCAGTTATGACAATTGCCCAATAGACCGTATGGAAGTAGACCCGAATACATTCACCTGTGGAGACATCGGTTCACATGTGGTTACTTTGACTGTTTATGATGAGGCAGATAATAGTTCTTCGGATACCGCTACTGTGACGGTGGAAGACAATATGCCTCCGACAGTTGTTACAAAGAATATCACTATCGATTTGGATGCCAATGGCAATGCCAGCATTGTGCCGGCCGATGTGGATGATGGTAGTTCTGACAATTGCGGTATTGACCATCTTGCCTTGGATAAAGACACCTTTACTTGTGCAGACCTCGGTGATAACATGGTGACCCTGACGGTTTACGATGTGAACGGCAATTCTAACTCCGGGACGGCGACAGTAACCGTGCGTGATGTAACCAAACCGATTATAACTGTAACCGGAGAAGAGGAAGTGTTCCTGAAGATTATGGTGGACTGCTACACGGAGCAAGGTGCGGTATGGACCGATGCGTGTGATGGAACAGGTGCTGCTATTATCGGTGGTGACCCAGCGCCTACCAATTGTCCTCTACAAGAGAGTGATTTAGGTGATTATGTGATTACCTATGATTACACGGATAGCAGTGGCAATGTTGCCGAACAAAAGACACGGACAATTCATGTTATCCGCAACTATCCACCCGAAATCACCCTATTAGGCGACAATCCGATGATACTCAATTGTAAAGAGCCATATTTTGAACCCGGTTATACTGCCACAGATGTTGAAGATGGCGATTTAACCTCAGAAGTAATCGTAACGGGTGAGGTAGACCCATATACACCGGGAACTTACATTATTTCATACGAAGTAACCGACCATGACCCGGATTATCCGATGACCACAACGGTATATCGGACAGTTGAAGTCGTGGATAACGATTTGCCTACATTGACAATGGAAGGACCATCGTTATTAGCGTGGCAAGTAGGTGAGCCGTGGGTAGACCCGGGTTATACAGCAGAAGATTATTGCTGGGGTGATGTAACGGCGTTAGTTGAAATAGATGGAGTGGTAGATGTGAATACACCGGGTTCGTATCTGCTGACATATACACCCAAAGATGGTAGTGGCAATTCCGGTGAGTCCAAAGAAAGAACTGTATATGTAGGCGACTTGCTACATATCATTGATGAATATCCCGATGTTACGGATACCTATGTTGATTCAAATACCTTTGTATTAACCGTGAACTTTACAGGTGGTATCTTTATCCCCGGATATGACACTTATGTCTGGTATCGGGATTCAGATATCGTAAATAGTGGACCCCTGGATGTAGGGATGAATACGCTTGAATTGGTAGTTGACCCGAAAGCGTTGACGAAGGGTATCTATGGGTATAAGGTTGAATTAAATGATGTTGAAAAAACGCATACCTCTGGAACTATGAGTGTTCGTATCGCAAGACATATCGTAATTACACAAAATATTTCCGATGCGGAGGTCATCATTGATAATGATTACTCCATGACCGTGCTGGCAGAAGGTGGAGTCGCGGAAAATGGTCTTGGCGAATTGCGTTATCAATGGCAGAAACAAACCGCAGGTAAGGCATGGGAAAATCTAACCGATGGTGGAAATATCTCCGGCACGAATACCAATACTTTGGTGTTCTCTCCATTTGAAGAAGGAGATGGTGGACAATATCGCTGTATAATTAGTGATGATTTGACAGATATTGTATACAGTAATGTGGCGACACTTACTGAAGCCACGGGCATTCCTGTTGCAGGCGTGTTCGGTCTTGGTGTGATGACGGCTTTGAGTGCTTTGGCAGGTGCATTTACCCTGCGTCGCCGTCAACGATAA